The following is a genomic window from Armatimonadota bacterium.
GGCGACAGCGTAATCGGGTTGCGGATCATGCCGTGCTCGGAGCGCTTGACGCGATCCACTTCCTCGGCCTGGGCCGCGACGGGCATATTGCGATGGATGATGCCGATGCCGCCCTCGCGGGCCAGAGCAATGGCGAGGCGAGACGTGGTAACCGTGTCCATGGGGGAACTGACGAGGGGGACACGCAGAGTGATGTCGCGAGTCAGGGCAGTCGAGGTGTCGACTTCGGCCGGCAATACCTCGGTCTGCCGGGGCACCAGCAGCACGTCGTCGAAACTCAGACCTTCACCACCCGCGATGGACTCCTCTGCCATGAGCTGACCTGCCTCTACTAGGTTAAATAGATAGTTTATTGTAAAGAGCACGGCTGTGTCAATAGCGCAATGCAGGGCGTTTCCGCCGTTACCATACGTAGGTAACAGCTACCGTAGTCTCAGCCCCGCCCAGATCGACGGTGACGCGCGACCCCAGCCGCCGTCAGGCTACTGTCGAGCAGTCGCGCGAGGAACGGCCCACACCCGCGCCGAACTCGACAGCGAAGACGAACATGATCGAGCAAGCACTCATCCTCGCGGCGGGCAAGGGCACGCGCATGGGCAGCCTGACGGAGCGGCGCCCCAAGCCGCTGCTGCGGGTCGCCGGGACGCCGATCCTGGAGCACATCCTGCTTCGCCTCGCCGACGTCGGCGTCAGGCGGAGCGTGTTGGTCATCGGGCATCTCGGCGACCAGATCGAGCGCTATTTCGGCGACGGCGCCGGCGTGGGGATGGCGATAACCTATCGCACACAGGAGCAGCGGACGGGCACGGCGAAGGCCGCGCTTCTCGCGCAGGATGACCTGACGGCGGCGCCGTTTGTAATGAGCTTCGGCGACATCCTGTGCGCTCGCGCCAACTACAGGGGGCTGGTCACCAGCTTCGAATCGAGTTCGTGTGACGCGCTGCTCGGCCTCAACCCGGTTGATGACCCCTGGGAGG
Proteins encoded in this region:
- a CDS encoding NTP transferase domain-containing protein, translated to MIEQALILAAGKGTRMGSLTERRPKPLLRVAGTPILEHILLRLADVGVRRSVLVIGHLGDQIERYFGDGAGVGMAITYRTQEQRTGTAKAALLAQDDLTAAPFVMSFGDILCARANYRGLVTSFESSSCDALLGLNPVDDPWEGAAVYRDGDRVTRIIEKPPRGTSSTKWNNAGVMVLTAAVWPVLAGLEPSARGEYELPVGIGRMVESGCDIRGIEFDGFWSDVGRPEELDRINALAARGALDLS